In the Podospora pseudocomata strain CBS 415.72m chromosome 5, whole genome shotgun sequence genome, one interval contains:
- a CDS encoding hypothetical protein (COG:E; EggNog:ENOG503NZ26), producing the protein MLIDAAAELVEGLARGHHPSYGVGSMTCSIYDTAWISMITKVVGDQTEWLFPSSLTLILDQQHENGGWIGHGTETDVILNTAAAILALCKHRGESNTADLNDRISRATQFLDRELKAFWLDASTTLPVGFEMLLPKLLQLLAKEGINLEFPARAMLEKIRAMKMARVRLDKLYEGHKSTLLHSLEAFVGDVDFDRLSQHKQMGSMMASPASTAAYLMNCSTWDDEAEAYLQHVVLYGAGHGSGGVPSAFPSTYFEYTWVVATLLENGFTREDLGTESLEKIGQTLEGAFEAGSGFIGFAEGMELDADDTAKGITTLNLIGSPTPASKLVTLVDRKAKEAHFRTYAGERDASITTNCNCLTSLCASPDASQHVDVIEMAMRYLCNKWNTEPVGIRDKWHLSSLYPMMLMTQGLMSGLDSWGRGVLPNLPTEVAVVAVTVAHQIMGHLLRFQRDDGSWDGERECTAYAVIAITRIASLPTVKPILSHINAALERAKGFLRQYLNCDLEPEHLWIEKVTYGSRNLSQAFLLAAMKCTILPAPPRLQELVPPNLEATLKSAKLFRQLPMFSEVSTSRIDISLIESSLFVSRLRERCLEIFPGRTVTKEKHLAYIPFTWVAGNELHGRPLGSHILLEMMVISALAYQVDEFIETSVSQLPPEAITRLHSELDTLHLFHLPATPPTTTPSLFSSIPLLGSLFTPPPTPLLATIKQTLSHFLTTISALPYVQTAPPILQSNLRLQLKAYLSAHLTQMEYNHALSLQPNKNTLVSPPSPLYDWLHTTSGSHTAGPLAISLFQCLLSPFFTPTPKVQHLFSSISRHLSAICRIYNDLGSLNRDREENNVNAVNFPEFEGVVDIKEQMMGIAGVERKMLDQALKELEKELGGTKGGKVMKGLGVFVSSADVYGEMYVVRDMTPRVK; encoded by the exons ATGCTTATCGACGCGGCAGCAGAGCTCGTTGAGGGTCTCGCCCGAGGCCATCACCCCAGCTATGGCGTCGGGTCCATGACCTGTTCCATCTATGACACAGCATGGATCTCTATGATCACCAAGGTCGTCGGCGACCAGACAGAGTGGCTATTTCCATCCAGTCTCACCCTGATTCTCGACCAGCAGCATGAAAATGGCGGGTGGATTGGTCACGGCACTGAGACAGATGTCATCCTCAACACGGCAGCGGCCATTCTTGCCCTTTGTAAGCATCGGGGAGAGTCCAACACTGCTGACCTCAATGATCGGATCTCACGGGCAACCCAGTTCTTGGACAGGGAGCTGAAAGCCTTTTGGCTTGACGCTTCAACCACTTTGCCTGTGGGATTCGAGATGCTACTACCGAAActgctccagcttctcgccaAGGAGGGAATCAACCTGGAGTTCCCAGCACGCGCCATGTTGGAAAAGATTCGGGCCATGAAGATGGCACGAGTCAGGCTGGACAAGCTATACGAAGGGCACAAATCAACACTCCTACACTCGCTCGAGGCCTTTGTTGGAGATGTCGACTTTGACCGTCTCAGTCAGCACAAGCAAATGGGTAGCATGATGGCCTCGCCTGCGTCTACCGCAGCATACCTCATGAACTGTTCGACATGGGATGACGAAGCTGAGGCCTATCTTCAACATGTTGTTCTCTACGGTGCTGGGcatggcagtggtggtgttcCAAGTGCTTTCCCTTCGACATATTTCGAATACACTTGGGTCGTTGCCACTCTGTTGGAAAACGGCTTCACTCGGGAGGACCTGGGGACCGAGAGTCTGGAAAAAATTGGTCAGACTCTTGAAGGGGCGTTTGAGGCAGGATCTGGGTTCATTGGATTCG CTGAGGGGATGGAGCTGGATGCAGACGATACGGCCAAGGGTATCACCACTTTGAATCTAATAGgatccccaaccccagcgtCCAAATTGGTCACCCTGGTTGACAGGAAAGCCAAGGAAGCTCACTTCAGGACATATGCCGGTGAAAGAGAcgccagcatcaccactAACTGCAACTGCTTGACCTCATTGTGTGCCAGCCCCGATGCCAGTCAGCATGTTGATGTTATTGAGATGGCAATGCGATACCTCTGCAACAAGTGGAATACCGAACCTGTTGGCATAAGAGACAAATGG CATCTATCTTCGCTGTATCCAATGATGCTCATGACACAAGGACTCATGAGCGGGTTAGACAGCTGGGGACGAGGGGTTCTACCCAACCTACCAACagaggttgctgttgttgctgttacCGTCGCCCACCAGATTATGGGCCATCTTCTGCGGTTTCAACGAGACGATGGTTCTTGGGATGGAGAACGCGAGTGCACAGCCTACGCCGTCATTGCCATTACCCGCATTGCTTCACTTCCCACCGTCAAGCCGATTCTTTCCCACATAAATGCAGCCCTCGAACGAGCGAAAGGTTTCCTTAGACAATATCTCAACTGCGACCTCGAGCCCGAACATCTTTGGATCGAAAAGGTGACATACGGGTCGCGCAACCTGTCTCAGGCATTTCTCCTCGCTGCCATGAAGTGCACAATCCTGCCCGCTCCGCCCCGTCTGCAAGAGCTCGttccccccaacctcgaagCAACACTCAAGTCAGCCAAATTGTTCCGGCAGTTGCCCATGTTTTCCGAGGTCTCCACCTCGAGGATTGATATCTCCCTCATCGAAAGCTCGCTTTTCGTCTCTCGCCTACGCGAGCGTTGTCTGGAGATATTCCCCGGTCGAACAGTCACCAAAGAGAAGCACCTCGCCTACATCCCCTTCACCTGGGTAGCAGGCAACGAGCTCCACGGTCGGCCCCTCGGCTCCCACATCCTTCTCGAGATGATGGTCATCTCAGCCCTAGCCTACCAAGTAGACGAGTTCATCGAGACCTCTGTCTCCCAGCTCCCAcccgaagccatcaccagACTCCATTCAGAGCTCGACACTCTTCATCTTTTCCATCTACCGGctacaccacccaccaccaccccatccctctTCAGCTCCATCCCCCTTTTGGGCAGCCTAttcacccctccaccaacccccctcctcgccaccatcaagcaGACCCTCTCTcacttcctcaccaccatctccgccctccctTACGTCCAGACCGCCCCACCCATCCTCCAGTCTaacctccgcctccagctGAAAGCCTACCTCTCCGCCCACCTAACCCAAATGGAATACAAccacgccctctccctccaaccaaacaaaaacacccttgtatcccccccctcccctctctaTGACTGGCTCCACACCACCTCGGGCTCCCACACCGCCGGCCCCCTCGCCATATCCCTCTTCCAATGCCTTCTCTCCCCTTTCTTCACTCCCACACCGAAAGTCCAGCACCTGTTTAGTTCCATCTCCCGGCATTTATCCGCCATCTGCAGGATCTACAACGACCTGGGCAGCCTGAACAGAGACAGGGAGGAGAACAACGTCAACGCGGTCAACTTCCCCGAGTTTGAGGGCGTGGTCGATATAAAAGAGCAAATGATGGGGATCGCCGGGGTTGAAAGGAAAATGTTGGATCAGGCACTCAaagagctggaaaaggagcTGGGAGGGacaaagggggggaaggtgatgaaggggttgggggtttttgTGAGCAGTGCTGACGTTTACGGGGAGATGTATGTGGTTAGGGATATGACGCCCAGGGTTAAGTAG
- a CDS encoding hypothetical protein (COG:Q; EggNog:ENOG503NWV6) — translation MALLVDLLDHAPSGSGRAIVGLVALVFVLNILFWSTKYCTVSGSPVAGRKWWFEPLILTRYRFLLNGWSVTRAGWDQYGDRIFTIARPDSNVTVLPPRYLDELQNLPDTKLNGIEALAADMGDEYSGISILTGTHLTFNVVRNKLTPKMPAIITPLMEELEDALKIELPDSKEWVAVDLGNVFTRFVSRLTTRVWVGKELSRNDGWHTDNIRTVENIFMTAIVLRFVPPALHPIVGALLPTRGRIREGIKKVQSYLVPLIEERRRRQAELGTVPEEEEDVLQWLMDGASEEESSAENLTERYVYSVIGSLYTVSGALTDCLLDLAEHPEHVEPLRQELRQVMAESGGKWERGTAAKLVKMDSFMKESLRTNAPSPFSQKRIVKEELTLSDGLKLPAGAYVCMIDQSAIGRGPDKFDGFRYAGMREDPGFMTKYQYTSTDRDHLTFGHGRLACPGRFVASLEMKMVLAAMLERYEVSFHPSGKGGVRPQKIQLLELAFHNPASRVYLRQRHQTKE, via the exons ATGGCCTTGCTTGTTGACTTGCTGGATCACGCGCCATCTGGGAGTGGACGAGCCATTGTTGGCTTGGTCGCCCTTGTTTTCGTTTTGAACATATTGTTCTGGAGCACCAAGTACTGCACTGTGTCTGGTTCGCCAGTCGCTGGTCGAAAGTGGTGGTTTGAACCCCTGATTCTTACAAGATATCGTTTTCTTCTCAACGGCTGGTCGGTCACCCGGGCAGGATGGGATCAG TATGGCGATCGCATCTTCACGATTGCCCGTCCTGATTCCAACGTCACGGTGCTCCCACCGCGGTACCTGGATGAGCTTCAGAATCTGCCGGATACCAAGCTCAATGGTATTGAAGCGCTCGCTGCG GACATGGGTGACGAGTACAGCGGAATCTCCATCCTCACGGGCACTCATTTGACCTTCAATGTTGTTCGCAACAAGTTGACCCCCAAAATGCCCGCTATTATCACTCCGCTTATGGAAGAGCTGGAAGATGCCTTGAAGATAGAGCTACCGGACTCCAAAGAGTGGGTGGCCGTTGATCTCGGCAACGTCTTCACCCGTTTCGTGTCGAGATTGACGACACGTGTGTGGGTGGGCAAAGAGCTCAGCCGCAACGACGGCTGGCACACCGACAATATCCGGACGGTTGAGAATATCTTCATGACGGCGATAGTGCTCAGGTTTGTGCCGCCAGCTTTGCACCCAATCGTGGGGGCGCTTCTGCCCACGCGCGGACGCATTCGCGAAGGCATCAAAAAGGTGCAGTCATACCTTGTGCCGCTCATCGAGGAGAGGCGGCGTCGTCAGGCGGAACTTGGGACGGtgcctgaggaggaggaggatgttctCCAGTGGCTGATGGACGGCGCAAGCGAGGAGGAGTCATCTGCCGAGAACCTGACCGAGCGTTACGTGTACTCGGTGATTGGGTCCCTGTACACGGTTTCGGGTGCCCTGACTGACTGCCTGCTGGACCTGGCCGAGCATCCCGAGCATGTCGAGCCGTTACGCCAAGAGCTCAGGCAGGTGATGGCAGAGAGCGGCGGGAAGTGGGAAAGGGGCACAGCAGCCAAACTGGTAAAGATGGACAGCTTCATGAAGGAGTCACTGCGGACAAACGCGCCGAGTCCCTTCAGCCAGAAACGGAtcgtcaaggaggagcttACGCTGTCGGACGGGCTGAAGCTGCCGGCTGGGGCGTACGTGTGCATGATCGATCAATCGGCGATCGGGAGGGGGCCGGACAAGTTCGATGGGTTCCGGTACGCAGGGATGCGCGAGGACCCCGGGTTCATGACCAAGTACCAGTACACTTCGACGGACCGCGACCATTTGACATTTGGGCACGGCAGACTGGCCTGTCCCGGACGGTTCGTGGCGTCCCTGGAGATGAAAATGGTGCTTGCGGCTATGCTGGAACGGTACGAAGTAAGCTTTCATCCgagtggaaaggggggtgtcAGACCTCAAAAGATacagctgctggagctggcgTTCCATAATCCGGCCAGTCGTGTCTACCTGCGGCAGAGACATCAAACAAAAGAGTAG
- a CDS encoding hypothetical protein (CAZy:AA3; EggNog:ENOG503NWDN; COG:E) has product MDSEHDFIIVGGGTSGLVVAARLTEDPNISVLVVEAGTEHTNDPRIRTPAFWLSVLGSPDFDWAYKTVPQKGLDGKVIPLSQGKLIGGSSAINGLAFVANSKAAVDAWGAFGNPGWDWETLGPYYKKFHTLAHPSDAAGKHLRLSYVDESVRGCDGPIKASFPEESKDPLPNAWVDTIGALGFPASGDPFSGKFSGGYVNALSVDPESRTRSDAATAYFEPAKSRPNLHVVTSALAEKILFDTAGASPKAVGVQIQKDGKTVTLAAKKEVILAAGVFGSPKLLELSGVGNRELLEKLNIPVVVDNPNVGENLQDHPVSSVSFEVEEGVKTIDALTRQDPEAVGAAMQEYMTNKSGPFAVGNFTGSLLPVADFVGPDGKSTLDQVIKQITASNPSPSSGDFTPHHTEFVHSVLANRAEGAGNLFMYAACANVNPDSVGADIIVKDASPANFVTICAALCYPLSRGSAHITSSNAADLSVIDPRYLEHPLDLEVQARLLRYAETIVRTEPLSKFIKRGGRRNAGAPADLGDLDVAKQYSKLSALSCWHPTSTCAMLPRERGGVVDARLHVHGVEGLRIVDSSIIPLATRGNTQTTVYAVAERAADLIKKEYGIGN; this is encoded by the exons ATGGACTCTGAGCACGATTTCATCattgtcggcggcggcacgTCTGGGCTGGTGGTTGCGGCCCGGCTCACAGAGGATCCAAACATTTCGGTTCTTGTCGTTGAAGCTGGCACCGAGCACACCAACGACCCACGCATCCGGACACCGGCCTTTTGGCTTTCTGTTTTGGGATCACCTGACTTTGATTGGGCTTACAAGACTGTCCCCCAG AAAGGACTTGATGGCAAAGTCATCCCCCTGTCGCAGGGCAAGCTCATCGGTGGCTCAAGTGCTATCAACGGCCTGGCGTTTGTGGCCAACTCCAAAGCTGCCGTTGATGCCTGGGGTGCTTTCGGCAACCCGGGCTGGGACTGGGAGACCTTGGGCCCCTACTACAAGAAGTTCCACACTTTAGCACACCCATCCGACGCTGCTGGCAAACACCTCCGTCTTTCCTATGTCGATGAAAGCGTCCGTGGCTGCGACGGCCCCATCAAGGCATCCTTCCCCGAAGAATCCAAAGATCCTCTTCCAAACGCCTGGGTCGACACCATCGGGGCCCTGGGCTTCCCAGCCTCTGGAGATCCCTTCAGTGGGAAATTCTCTGGCGGTTATGTCAACGCCTTGAGCGTTGACCCCGAGTCACGCACACGCAGTGATGCGGCGACGGCCTATTTCGAGCCTGCCAAATCCCGTCCCAACCTCCATGTTGTGACCAGTGCCCTCGCAGAAAAGATTTTGTTCGACACTGCTGGCGCGAGTCCGAAGGCCGTTGGGGTCCAAATCCAAAAGGACGGCAAGACTGTCACTCTcgccgccaagaaggaggtcaTCCTTGCCGCCGGAGTCTTTGGGTCGCCAAAGCTTCTGGAGCTGTCGGGCGTTGGTAACAGAGAGCTTCTTGAGAAGCTAAACATTCCGGTGGTTGTGGATAACCCCAATGTGGGCGAGAATCTGCAAGATCACCCCGTTTCCAGCGTGAgctttgaggttgaggagggcgtcaaGACCATCGATGCTCTGACCCGACAGGATCCCGAAGCCGTCGGTGCCGCGATGCAAGAATACATGACCAACAAGTCAGGCCCCTTTGCTGTGGGCAACTTCACCGGGTCACTTCTACCCGTGGCCGACTTTGTCGGGCCTGATGGAAAGTCTACCCTTGACCAGGTCATCAAGCAGATAACAGCTTCGAACCCCAGCCCGTCATCTGGCGATTTTACGCCTCATCACACCGAGTTTGTGCACTCGGTCCTGGCAAACCGAGCAGAAGGTGCGGGAAACCTATTCATGTATGCGGCCTGCGCCAATGTGAATCCCGACAGTGTGGGCGCCGACATTATTGTAAAGGATGCGTCCCCCGCCAACTTTGTCACAATCTGCGCGGCGCTGTGCTACCCGCTTTCACGTGGCAGCGCCCACATCACGTCTTCCAACGCCGCGGACCTGTCGGTCATTGACCCCAGATATCTGGAGCACCCTCTGGATCTGGAAGTCCAGGCCCGTCTTCTGCGGTACGCAGAGACCATTGTGCGCACCGAGCCCCTGAGCAAGTTCATCAAGCGAGGCGGACGCCGGAACGCGGGGGCTCCCGCTGACCTCGGCGATCTGGATGTGGCAAAGCAATACTCCAAGCTGTCGGCGCTCAGCTGCTGGCATCCCACGAGCACCTGTGCCATGCTTCCCCGTGAGCGGGGAGGTGTTGTGGATGCTCGGCTGCATGTTCACGGCGTCGAGGGCCTTCGCATTGTCGATTCCAGTATCATTCCTCTGGCCACGCGTGGCAACACCCAGACGACAGTGTACGCGGTTGCAGAGAGAGCTGCTGACCTTATCAAGAAGGAATACGGCATTGGAAACTGA
- a CDS encoding hypothetical protein (EggNog:ENOG503P4Y0), with protein MDGPDGMPMDFNLIPAMAPPEGQVPNFENPSVNQAPAYIAVAAVFMALTVFFAGVRFWARFFVQRAPWWDDFSLHGVGRHMWDVSVASVMKLIEPGRAIGDVTEPAIGFTKLGLLLFYYKLFAVNDLTRIGSLVGMAVVVPLYTALFFVFVFMDEASAWKANKAMAVFNIVTDFYLLVLPLTAVVWLRMERRKKIGLIVIFSSGFLACILSIVGAVYRFRAADDPDFTWVLSNVYLVNTIECCVGIICACVPFLPALAKKSPITADWMISLKSLRDRILSAGSRGSRGNRSHPSANDYAYYGNSKDRNASGEIDPELGGTASLRPPTGKSSSKNTTQEVGLDTIDVIDSMPGLYGDERSKERKVRGEMFRMDPTLQTQTETRVGSDGESGEGVKGGIEVKKGYAVTEGR; from the exons ATGGACGGACCAGACGGGATGCCGATGGATTTTAACCTCATACCTGCGATGGCGCCGCCGGAGGGTCAGGTGCCCAACTTTGAGAACCCGTCGGTGAACCAGGCGCCTGCGTACATCGCCGTCGCGGCCGTGTTCATGGCCCTGACGGTGTTTTTTGCCGGTGTGAGGTTCTGGGCGCGGTTTTTTGTGCAGAGGGCGCCGTGGTGGGATGATT TCTCCCTCCACGGCGTGGGCAGACACATGTGGGATGTCTCCGTCGCGAGCGTCATGAAGCTCATCGAGCCTGGTCGAGCCATTGGCGATGTCACCGAGCCCGCCATCGGTTTCACCAAGCTTggtctcttgctcttctACTACAAGCTCTTCGCCGTGAATGACCTCACCAGAATCGGCTCGCTCGTGGGCATGGCTGTCGTCGTGCCGCTGTACACGGcgctcttcttcgtctttgtCTTTATGGATGAGGCCTCGGCGTGGAAGGCGAACAAGGCCATGGCCGTGTTCAACATCGTTACCGATTTCTACCTTCTCGTGTTGCCTCTCACTGCCGTGGTGTGGCTTCGCATGGAGCGCAGAAAGAAGATTGGTCTCATTGTTATTTTCTCCAGTGGTTTCCT cgcCTGCATCCTCAGCATCGTCGGCGCAGTCTACCGCTTCCGCGCCGCCGACGACCCCGACTTCACCTGGGTCCTCTCCAACGTCTACCTAGTCAA CACAATCGAATGCTGCGTCGGCATAATCTGCGCCTGCGTCCCCTTCCTgcccgccctcgccaaaaagTCCCCCATCACGGCCGACTGGATGATCTCGCTCAAATCCCTCCGCGACCGCATCCTCTCGGCCGGCTCCCGCGGCTCCAGAGGCAACcgctcccacccctccgCCAACGACTACGCTTACTACGGCAACTCCAAGGACCGCAACGCAAGCGGAGAGATCGACCCCGAGCTTGGGGGTACTGCTTCTCTCCGACCGCCCACGggcaagagcagcagcaagaacaCCACGCaggaggtggggttggacACGATTGACGTGATTGATTCCATGCCGGGGCTGTACGGGGATGAGAGGagcaaggagaggaaggtgaggggggagatgtttAGGATGGATCCAACGTTGCAGACGCAGACGGAGACGAGGGTGGGGAGTGACGGGGAgagcggggagggggtcaaAGGGGGGAttgaggtgaagaaggggtaTGCGGTTACtgaggggaggtga
- a CDS encoding hypothetical protein (EggNog:ENOG503NXRB; COG:Q) has product MSILGLVTLSQAAVVAAVCFVVGRALYNVFFHPLAVFPGPRLWASSRVPYAANLVRGRLHHRIKQLHDQYGPVVRIAPDELSFTLDGAWHDIYCGGYGNKGFPKHDAYRNAQTFVSLFDADDENHTRLRNLLGKEFFSLNSARRQERIVQEYTALMINQLRKQYVETKQPADMREWYNFLTFDVAARVTLSEDFGCLEKRTYHPWIEMVLTHFKLSALLMISRFYPPSSSLLFTLAPARLMEMRDTFIRLVREKIERRMNRTLPPDDNDDFVTAALGKGVEKGLTKDELEANCILLLLAGSETMTTSLLGATHYLCENPAVLRRITAEVRATVTSEEQLTFGFITENMPYLNAVLKETQRLCPPVANGPARVVNRPGTMIAGFPVPEGTAVGVTQFAANRQTSNFTRPNDFVPERWLSVEQAGQIGEKIGDSALAQDVEQFAGDVRSVVRPFVVGGRDCIGQNLSWVEFRVVLARILWNFDMEVVREEKFPSFNQWTDQKAFELWQKEPYHVSLTERTSL; this is encoded by the exons ATGTCCATTCTTGGACTCGTCACGCTTTCCCAAGCGGCCGTTGTTGCTGCGGTT tgcttcgtcgtcggccgaGCGCTGTACAacgtcttcttccacccGCTAGCCGTGTTCCCAGGACCACGGCTGTGGGCCTCGTCTCGGGTACCATATGCCGCCAACCTCGTTCGCGGCCGGCTGCATCACCGGATCAAGCAACTGCACGACCAGTACGGCCCGGTGGTGCGGATAGCCCCCGACGAGCTGTCCTTCACCCTCGACGGGGCCTGGCACGACATCTACTGCGGCGGCTACGGCAACAAGGGCTTCCCCAAGCACGACGCCTACCGCAACGCCCAGACTTTTGTCTCACTCTTCGATGCCGACGATGAGAACCATACACGCCTTCgcaacctcctcggcaaggaGTTCTTCTCGCTAAACTCTGCCCGTCGCCAAGAGCGCATCGTGCAGGAGTACACCGCTCTGATGATCAACCAGCTGCGCAAGCAATATGTCGAGACCAAGCAGCCGGCAGACATGCGCGAGTGGTACAACTTCTTGACGTTTGAcgtggcggcgagggtgacGCTCAGCGAGGATTTTGGCTGCCTGGAGAAGAGGACGTATCACCCTTGGATCGAGATGGTATTGACACACTTTAAACTGTCAgcgttgttgatgatctCGCGGTTTTATCCTCCTTCGTCTTCCTTGCTTTTCACCCTAGCACCAGCCAGACTTATGGAGATGAGAGATACTTTTATCAGGCTTGTGCGGGAGAAGATTGAGCGTCGAATGAACCGCACTCTTCCGCCCGATGACAACGATGATTTCGTCACTGCTGCCCTGGGCAAGGGGGTTGAAAAGGGGCTGACGAAGGACGAGCTCGAGGCGAATTGCATCTTGCTTCTGTTGGCCGGGAGCGAAACCATGACGACGTCGCTGCTGGGGGCTACGCATTACCTGTGTGAAAACCCCGCCGTCTTGCGTCGGATAACGGCCGAGGTTAGGGCAACCGTCACATCCGAGGAGCAGCTTACCTTTGGGTTCATCACGGAGAACATGCCTTACCTCAATGCTGTGCTCAAGGAGACGCAGAGGCTGTGTCCACCGGTCGCGAACGGGCCTGCTCGTGTGGTCAACAGGCCTGGCACCATGATTGCTGGGTTCCCTGTTCCGGAAGGGACCGCTGTTGGTGTTACTCAGTTTGCGGCAAACCGCCAGACGTCGAACTTCACTCGCCCCAACGACTTTGTGCCCGAGAGATGGTTGTCAGTGGAGCAGGCGGGGCAGATTGGTGAAAAGATTGGCGACAGCGCTCTTGCGCAAGATGTCGAGCAGTTTGCGGGGGATGTGCGCAGCGTTGTTCGTCCGTTCGTGGTCGGCGGCCGCGACTGCATCGGACAAAACCTCTCATGGGTCGAGTTTCGCGTTGTGTTGGCTCGGATTCTGTGGAATTTTGACATGGAGGTGGTCAGGGAGGAGAAGTTTCCATCGTTTAACCAGTGGACAGATCAGAAGGCGTTTGAGCTTTGGCAGAAGGAACCTTATCATGTCAGCTTGACAGAGAGGACAAGTTTGTAA